From Cryptococcus gattii WM276 chromosome J, complete sequence:
CCTTAATCCTCTGGTGTGGCCTTCCACTCCCCATATCGCTATTCGAATTAGGGTCTTCGGATCTGGTGTCAGCAGTCGGATAGTCGTCATCATTGTGAAGTACCCTATCGCCTTCAAGCGAGAAATGATCTCGCTGGGTGTACCTCTCAGCCAGCCTAAGTTCGTCAGAATTCCGACTGACTGCGTTTTGGTGGCGAGACAGGGGAAAAAGGATGCTCGAGGCGAGATGATGGCTATCTGCGTAGAAACTGGGCACAGGAGAGGGATTCCCAGGGTTGAGAGCTTGGGCAAACGATTGGGAGGGAAGGTGAAAAAATCCCGCCGTGTTGGTTTTGGGGCCATGTGAAGCTAGTTGCGTAGCTAGTTGAGTTGTGATCTCATGGATTATCGCGGTGGCCTGTTTACTTGTCAAAACAGCGAAATTAGGGTTATCACCACCGGGAGTTGGATATGACGGGTCTTCTTTCACAGTTTCATCACCTTTAACAATTCCATTTACCTTTAGTGGCTGTTCTTGCGACCATCGTAAATGGTCAAATTGATAGGCTGGAGTAGCAAACAAGACCGTCTTGTCATTCGAGCAAGTGTCGCTTTCCGTTGCAGAACGCTCGTTGTTCTCAGTTTCTTCGCTGGTCAGTGCAGTGGCTTGCTCATTAATGTCTGTTCCAGAATACACAGATGGCTTAAAGCTGCAACATCCTGGGAGAACGGAAGGATTGTGTGGCTGGCTCAATACCGATCTTGAGGTGCCATTGAATTGGTCTTGCAATTCCTGATTATCGAAGTCCGATTCCTTGCTTTGGTCAGAGTTGTTGGCCTCGGCGTCGAGCGAGGTGGGGGTCTCTCGTGTCACTCCGGATTCTTGGTACTGCTGTTCAATCATAGCGTCCAAAGACTGGATTGATTCGTTTACCAGCCCAGAACCCACGCCTCCAGGCTATGCATCCCTGGCTGGGACATTGTCCTCATAAAACTCATCGTCAGAAGAGAACATACTCCCATCTAGAATGGAGGTGTGAGTTGTTTCAGGGCATGAAACGGGAAGAGGAGTTACAGATGAGAGATTATGGTTAATTGACGAGGGAATTGACACCGTTCGGCGAGGAAATACTGTAGAGCCACTTGACTGGATGATTTCTAATTCATTCTGAGGAGCAATGGTCAACAAAGATGGGGTAGAGGAATTGGCGGCAGAAGGATTGCTGGCGATCTGCCAATGATTAGCATATTTCAGTCTTTACGAGGATACCAAGTTTACATTCAAGATAGAAGACGATGGGGAACTTAAGCTTGCACTGGTAATGCTATCGTTCTTCCCACCCTTATAAATGGGCGGTACAGGCTTTCTCTTGATATTTGCGATGtgctttttcttcctctcaaTCTTTAAGGGCGCCAAGGCTTCAGTTTCCAGAGAGACAAAATCGGCTTCCTGTGTTGCAAGAAAGTCAATAATAGAATTTCTGAGGTCGTAAGGCTGAGCGGATGGCTGAACTTGAGGGTTAATTCGCTTTTCCTGCCGATTCCTGGTGCGAAAAACGGGTTGCGGTGGAATATTCTCTTTATCCTCTGAAGAGGTCGAAATGGTACGTCCGGTGGTTTGAGGGGATGATGGCACAGGAGCATTATGTTCAATGGATCCAAATAGCCGGCGATAGCTTGTAAGCTGTAGATTCATGACGAAACTTGAAGACGCTTTGAAGGGTCAGCGACCAGTTATTTACGCGACGAAGAATACGGAGGTAACTTACGGGCAATGGAATTGAAAGATCCGATGTTTATATTATAGTGGTAGTTATCAAGGGAAGATACAATCCTTATCATTGTTACCCTAGTTTATTTACTGTGACTGAGGCGACTCACTCTGTGAAACAAGGTCCAAGGCCTCAGTTAAGAAGGTGATCGTACTACGCAGAGTTGAGGAGGCTGCGCTGAGACAGCCTCTCACAATTTGATAACGCTGGGTAAAGAACGACTGAGAGTCAGAGATAATGGAATAAAATTGTTCAATTTGATGAGAGATACAAACAAAGCATACCACTGAAAAGCGTGCAAAAGCTGCTGAGGTTGGATCATTAGACGGATTGATTACCTCGCTGACTTGCTGCTTATTATCTTTCTTTCGTCGGGCGCTGTTAGTCGGTGATACTGAAGACCTACGGAACCACACAGACATCTGGAACTGACCAAGTAGGCCTATCCCTGTTATCCCTGACCTTGACTTCTGTGTCGGTGTGAGatttggaaagagagaagtCAATATTTCTCCGAGCTACCGCCGCACACCGTACCCGCACCGACGTACTCGTTCGTTCGTACTTTCATTATTTGTTTTTTATTTATGTTTTTTGCTTATCGGACAAGTCCGATAGCTGAGATCTGGACACCGACCTTTGTGTTCGGGTCACGTGATTAAGTGGAGGGATTCTCGATTTTCGTATGCGGACATAACTTCTGGGCAAAAGTCGAAACGAACGTCGTTTCATTCTATCTCAGATCGACAGCTCGAAATGGCGCCGAAACGCAAGTGGCAGGAAGGTCAAGAAGATACCCTGCCTACTATAGTCAGAGCCAAGCCAGGAACAAAGGCCTTTGCGTCGGGAAAGTCGGTCAAAGATGCCTTGGCAATTGGCTCTCCTCAAGGTGAATTGGTCATTGCCAGATGATATTAAGCTGACATCTGTACAGCCTTTGTTTCTTTCAGACAGCAGATTGTAACTCCACACTCTGAATTACCTCTTGCCATCAACCATCCAACGGTGGTTATCTTGCAACACTACCTTGACATCTCCCCAACTTGCGATGAGATCTTTCGAGCATGGCACGTCGGAGAGCAGGTGAGTAAGACCCATTCAGTATAAGACAGCTGCTGATTATTGTTCAGACGAAAAGCGAGCAGCAAGTTCATGCAGCTGTGGAGCTGCTTTGTGAAATTATTCAAGTGCTGACACCGGTGCCTTTCTTCCGTTCAACGGTAATTGGCCTTGTCAATAAAGTTATCTCTCCTTCTGAACCTTATCACGGCTATGTAAGTGATCTCAGAGACAAGTGGATCATTACTGACGGAAACCACAGATCAACCATCTCATCCAATCCGGCAAACGAGACGATGTCTATCACGGTCTTCTTTTGGCGGCTGTATCTATGTCTGTTGACCTTCT
This genomic window contains:
- a CDS encoding uncharacterized protein (Similar to SGTC gene model, INSD accession EAL20976.1), which codes for MNLQLTSYRRLFGSIEHNAPVPSSPQTTGRTISTSSEDKENIPPQPVFRTRNRQEKRINPQVQPSAQPYDLRNSIIDFLATQEADFVSLETEALAPLKIERKKKHIANIKRKPVPPIYKGGKNDSITSASLSSPSSSILNPGGVGSGLVNESIQSLDAMIEQQYQESGVTRETPTSLDAEANNSDQSKESDFDNQELQDQFNGTSRSVLSQPHNPSVLPGCCSFKPSVYSGTDINEQATALTSEETENNERSATESDTCSNDKTVLFATPAYQFDHLRWSQEQPLKVNGIVKGDETVKEDPSYPTPGGDNPNFAVLTSKQATAIIHEITTQLATQLASHGPKTNTAGFFHLPSQSFAQALNPGNPSPVPSFYADSHHLASSILFPLSRHQNAVSRNSDELRLAERYTQRDHFSLEGDRVLHNDDDYPTADTRSEDPNSNSDMGSGRPHQRIKERLLLVCLVTGFVMPFSWIVGGWFLSEVVKGTNNKLTDRTIWIPKSDLNDFQTDAAPGNNRNNYSDVNNDARTIQPNPSDEPELDLWTPRTNLTASAANVASLPAQYRPFASMPSLLLSTPPIAIIRNSISSPNLLGLYEPRSVMQVRERGALEPSTLAIPLPSSTFKGTSAAPSPTPTLANLSPTIFNRHRDLVYRHHPTPYSTTISGSNLAYVPDGLGGSIVPIHHFYHPSTNGLPSTMFAPPSSTRRPSFISSTAWILDRSVSTLINYRNGKGSIGRFLKGSLARDDILVTLGSSSSAG